In Phaseolus vulgaris cultivar G19833 chromosome 10, P. vulgaris v2.0, whole genome shotgun sequence, a single genomic region encodes these proteins:
- the LOC137817443 gene encoding uncharacterized protein yields the protein MAEDFPSIISKAVESSTRKLQDDLFALRTENSTIRIVAESLSCNLTLAEIEHSRVEDAMSTELRVARKEATDLRHKVQLLAQEKIELESKLVPYRVKVADLEGLIKADAAKVKNLEKRSADREVFLGKVEKERDDTVAKLAEANEENGKIAAELAQVQAESKKKLT from the exons atggcggaggatttcccctccatcatatctaaagctgtggagagttccaccaggaagctccaggatgatcTCTTCGCActccgaactgagaatagcaccatAAGGATTGTGGCGGAGAGCTTATCCTGCAATCTAACACTCGCCGAGATCGAGCACTCCCGAGTTgaagatgctatgagcaccgagctccgggtggcacgcaaggaggccaccgatctacgccataaggtgcagctcttggctcaagagaagattgagctggagagcaagctggtaccttatcgcgtcaaagtggctgacctggaggggTTGAttaaagctgacgccgccaaggtaaaaaacctcgagaaaaggtcagccgatcgggaggtcttcttggggaaggtggagaaagaaagagacgACACCGTGGCCAAGCTCGCTGAAGCCAACGAAGAAAACGGGAAGATCGCCGCAGAACTGGctcaggtgcaggcagaatccaagaag aaattaacttag